One Danio aesculapii chromosome 22, fDanAes4.1, whole genome shotgun sequence genomic window carries:
- the gpr37l1a gene encoding G-protein coupled receptor 37-like 1, protein MMLSALLVLMALAASIQAENRALEAKMEPSSSYSYYSSSSSSSVHEAGRARHAPRVPRGSRSRPRERQEPQPPRAHPEADTFFTTPRPFSGALRLHNPLFPVTDESYSAYAVLLLALVVFSVGIVGNLALMCIVWHNYYLKSTWNCVLASLAFWDFMVLFFCLPVVIFNELTKRRLMGDLSCRAVPYVEVASLGVTTFTLCALSIDRFHTVTSGQSRPRQGESCQSILAKLSVIWLGSLLLAAPELLLWRLEQDGSPQSGLPVDSCRPQPSTDLPDALLSLVLTYQHARMWWTFGCYFCLPLLFTGACHLLTRHVSEDEKTLRSSSTSSSSSSSSIKKRRRERQLTRTVVALAFIYAICCLPEYVWNIVLAYVGMEVGVATQALLALIGQFLLFVRAGATPVVLLCICRSLGQAFMDCCCCCCEECFPDPSSSCTSSSVSTNATAVSSPPASPISMQEDKLKIVSGTSPAVFFDKVKESPAELIIGTPC, encoded by the exons ATGATGCTGAGCGCTTTACTGGTCCTGATGGCGCTCGCAGCCTCCATCCAGGCGGAGAACCGGGCGCTGGAGGCGAAGATGGAGCCTTCATCATCATATTCATATtactcctcatcatcatcatcatctgtgcATGAAGCAGGTCGAGCGCGTCACGCACCGAGAGTCCCGCGCGGCTCCAGATCCAGACCGCGGGAGCGGCAGGAGCCGCAGCCGCCGAGAGCGCACCCCGAGGCGGACACTTTCTTCACCACACCGCGGCCCTTCAGCGGCGCGCTGCGGCTCCACAACCCGCTGTTCCCGGTCACCGACGAGTCCTACAGCGCCTATGCCGTGCTGCTGCTGGCGCTGGTCGTGTTCTCCGTGGGCATCGTGGGAAACCTGGCGCTCATGTGTATCGTGTGGCACAACTATTACCTGAAGAGCACCTGGAACTGCGTGCTGGCCAGCCTGGCCTTCTGGGACTTCATGGTGCTGTTCTTCTGCCTGCCGGTGGTCATCTTCAATGAGCTGACCAAGAGGAGGCTGATGGGGGACCTGTCCTGCAGAGCAGTGCCCTATGTGGAG GTGGCGTCTCTGGGCGTGACCACGTTCACTCTGTGTGCGCTCAGCATCGACCGCTTCCACACGGTGACCAGCGGTCAGTCGCGGCCGCGGCAGGGCGAGTCGTGTCAGTCCATCCTGGCCAAGCTGTCAGTGATCTGGCTGGGCTCTCTGCTGCTGGCGGCGCCAGAGCTGCTGCTGTGGCGTCTGGAGCAGGACGGTTCTCCACAGTCGGGTCTCCCAGTGGACTCCTGCCGCCCACAGCCATCCACGGATCTGCCCGACGCACTGCTCTCGCTGGTGCTCACCTACCAACACGCCCGCATGTGGTGGACGTTCGGCTGCTATTTCTGCCTGCCGCTGCTGTTCACAGGTGCCTGTCATCTACTCACACGACACGTCAGCGAGGATGAAAAAACACTACgttcatcatcaacatcatcatcatcatcttcgtcATCGATAAAAAAACGAAGAAGAGAGCGTCAGCTGACTCGAACGGTAGTGGCGCTGGCATTCATCTACGCAATATGTTGTTTGCCGGAATACGTCTGGAATATCGTCCTGGCGTATGTGGGCATGGAGGTGGGCGTGGCCACACAGGCTCTgctggctctgattggtcagtttctGTTGTTTGTGCGCGCCGGAGCGACGCCGGTTGTGCTGCTGTGCATCTGTCGGTCTCTCGGTCAGGCGTTCATGGactgctgctgttgctgctgcgAGGAGTGTTTTCCGGATCCCTCGTCCTCCTGCACATCCTCATCTGTGTCCACCAACGCCACCGCTGTGTCCTCGCCGCCGGCCTCGCCCATCTCCATGCAGGAGGACAAGCTCAAGATCGTGTCCGGGACGTCGCCGGCTGTGTTTTTCGATAAAGTTAAGGAGAGTCCAGCTGAGCTGATCATCGGTACGCCGTGTTGA